Proteins encoded in a region of the Paenibacillus sp. E222 genome:
- a CDS encoding stalk domain-containing protein: MKKRNQWLAVMSMTAILTTGATSYTPMANAANTLEPANDHVVLRTAIQNMQGKVTWDGSKQRVDIQLGDIQAQLPVGTATATINGVKTPLDSKSYIANGITYVSPKTLKLITNQLILNQNKTGFEQTAAFQMPGGKAEISASTPDGQRLLVTEADNGSISVLDIADLNNINVLKTVSFHDLSAKAEVTSVTVSKDGKYGLAVIRRGDTDTEANKGLLAIVDLTTYKTVKTYELGIGPDSIALSPDGLHAVIAIEDEELNKAADEIDYANAKRPGSIMIVSFAGGNVLEGEITNLPVALENVAGASYLHDPQPEYVAISPDSKTAAVTLQENNAIAVVDLETKKISSIFSLGTTSHQADLKDDGIVQFTESLTARYEPDGIAFSVDGKYLLTANEGDLGKDEFDDGVKAGGRNIAVWDLQGKRMYDSQNLIDEATAKTDLYPDDRSPNKGSEVENLTVAMIEGKTYAAVASERADAILFFDLADPVNPAYLGLIPTAGESPEGIHRVNGRSLFVSADESTGTLSFFAKK; the protein is encoded by the coding sequence TTGAAAAAGAGAAATCAATGGCTCGCCGTTATGTCCATGACAGCCATACTCACTACAGGAGCAACAAGCTACACGCCGATGGCCAATGCGGCTAACACACTTGAACCTGCTAACGATCATGTCGTACTGCGAACAGCGATACAAAATATGCAGGGAAAAGTCACTTGGGACGGAAGCAAGCAAAGGGTCGATATTCAGCTAGGAGACATACAGGCACAGCTCCCGGTCGGGACGGCCACAGCCACCATTAACGGTGTAAAAACTCCACTGGACAGCAAAAGCTATATCGCCAATGGAATAACGTATGTATCTCCCAAAACGCTAAAGCTAATCACGAATCAATTGATCCTGAACCAAAATAAAACCGGATTTGAACAGACTGCGGCCTTTCAGATGCCCGGAGGCAAAGCTGAAATATCAGCCTCTACTCCTGATGGTCAACGTCTGTTGGTAACCGAAGCGGACAATGGCAGCATTTCCGTGCTGGATATTGCAGACCTGAATAACATCAACGTTTTGAAGACCGTCAGCTTCCATGACCTCTCCGCCAAAGCGGAAGTAACGAGCGTAACGGTATCCAAGGATGGCAAATACGGGCTTGCCGTGATTCGTAGAGGCGATACGGACACTGAAGCCAATAAGGGATTGCTGGCGATTGTTGACCTCACAACCTACAAAACCGTGAAGACGTATGAACTTGGCATCGGGCCAGACTCCATTGCGTTGTCACCTGACGGCCTGCATGCAGTTATTGCCATTGAGGATGAAGAACTTAACAAAGCCGCCGATGAGATTGATTATGCCAATGCGAAGCGTCCAGGCAGCATCATGATTGTATCTTTTGCTGGCGGAAACGTACTTGAAGGTGAGATCACCAACTTGCCGGTAGCCCTGGAAAATGTAGCTGGAGCAAGCTATCTGCATGATCCACAACCAGAGTATGTTGCCATTAGTCCTGACAGCAAAACAGCAGCCGTAACGTTGCAGGAGAACAATGCCATTGCTGTTGTTGATCTGGAGACGAAGAAGATCAGCTCGATCTTTTCGCTAGGCACCACTTCACATCAAGCCGATCTGAAAGATGACGGCATTGTCCAATTTACTGAGAGTTTAACCGCTCGTTATGAGCCGGATGGTATTGCTTTCTCTGTTGATGGCAAATACCTGTTGACTGCCAATGAAGGTGATTTGGGCAAGGATGAATTTGACGATGGGGTAAAAGCAGGCGGACGCAATATTGCGGTCTGGGATCTGCAGGGAAAGCGGATGTACGATAGCCAGAACCTCATTGACGAAGCAACGGCCAAGACTGACTTGTACCCGGATGACCGCAGTCCCAACAAAGGCAGTGAAGTTGAGAATTTGACGGTAGCAATGATCGAAGGCAAGACTTACGCGGCAGTGGCTTCCGAAAGGGCAGATGCCATTTTGTTCTTCGATCTTGCTGATCCGGTAAATCCGGCTTACCTCGGGCTTATCCCCACTGCTGGTGAATCGCCAGAAGGCATCCATCGGGTTAATGGGCGCAGCCTGTTTGTAAGCGCGGACGAGAGCACAGGAACACTTAGTTTTTTCGCAAAAAAATAG
- a CDS encoding helix-turn-helix transcriptional regulator, which yields MKNRLEEIRKKNGIKQEELADRLEVSRQTIGSLENGRYNPSIILAFKIARYFDMSIEEIFIYEEEQDDESNQ from the coding sequence TTGAAAAACAGACTGGAAGAAATTCGAAAGAAAAATGGAATCAAGCAGGAGGAACTTGCCGACAGATTGGAGGTGTCCAGACAGACGATCGGATCATTGGAGAACGGTCGTTACAATCCTTCCATTATTCTTGCATTCAAAATTGCCCGTTATTTTGACATGAGCATCGAAGAAATTTTCATTTACGAGGAGGAGCAGGATGATGAAAGCAACCAATAA
- a CDS encoding AraC family transcriptional regulator — translation MGFDSLAVVYQHYLTQEPFRQQDEHTYLLSAKAGSGNIKRVTTYSGIEIVYSQINYSEPCPTFFASNIPIIELQFALSGARYVDISGQEYTLSTGQGALLMMRDFEAWFHPPAQENYTSFAIGIPISLFNYAGAQLATSKSIRFQDILGHCVFKPIIFQLDHRIRTMIDSLIGELNNPFRSSLMMEATALEILNRFMIQLFDLAPIPLGFSREDIRKLHTAREIMEACMVDPPSLLALSKQVGLNDFKLKKGFKALFGTTVFEYLRQIRLDNAMKLLRSQENNVTEAAIAVGYSNISAFSQQFYRKFGVKPSEMKKNINN, via the coding sequence ATGGGTTTCGATTCGTTAGCCGTTGTATACCAACATTATTTAACGCAGGAACCATTCCGTCAGCAGGATGAACATACGTACCTGCTCTCTGCTAAAGCGGGCAGTGGCAATATCAAAAGAGTTACCACGTATAGTGGTATCGAAATTGTGTATTCTCAGATTAATTATAGTGAGCCGTGTCCTACATTCTTTGCGTCGAATATTCCCATCATTGAGCTGCAGTTTGCCTTGTCAGGTGCGCGTTATGTAGACATATCCGGTCAGGAATATACGCTGTCTACTGGACAGGGAGCACTCCTTATGATGCGTGATTTTGAAGCCTGGTTCCACCCGCCTGCGCAGGAGAATTATACTTCTTTTGCCATCGGCATTCCGATCTCATTGTTCAATTATGCGGGTGCACAATTGGCAACCAGCAAGTCCATTCGTTTTCAGGACATTTTGGGGCATTGTGTATTCAAGCCTATCATATTTCAGCTGGATCACAGAATTCGAACGATGATTGACAGTCTGATTGGCGAATTGAATAACCCCTTCCGATCTTCCTTAATGATGGAAGCGACTGCATTGGAGATATTGAATCGGTTTATGATTCAGCTGTTTGATCTGGCACCTATCCCTTTAGGATTCTCCAGAGAGGATATACGGAAGCTGCATACCGCCCGGGAGATTATGGAAGCATGTATGGTGGACCCTCCATCCCTGCTGGCGTTGTCCAAACAGGTGGGTCTTAATGATTTCAAATTGAAAAAAGGCTTCAAAGCGCTGTTCGGCACTACCGTTTTTGAATATTTGCGTCAGATTCGTCTGGATAACGCCATGAAATTGCTGCGCAGCCAAGAGAACAACGTCACTGAGGCAGCGATCGCAGTTGGTTACAGCAATATCAGTGCCTTTTCCCAGCAATTCTATCGCAAATTCGGTGTGAAGCCATCGGAAATGAAAAAAAATATTAATAATTAA
- a CDS encoding MFS transporter, translating into MNRIRGSIFFSVFAAMLGLMLIAPIMPPLIRELGMKESHSGLIISLGSIAMAVMGPVWGRFSDLKGRKPIILIGFIGMSISCALFALAMYSGLNAWIGGGLLLTLLIVTRSLIGMFIPAVLSSSQAYMGDVTEGEERGSGMAIISAANGLGLVLGPAIAGAFTIIGLLWPLYFGIFIALAAFIIALLLIPAAKPVIQEKAPKVNPLQRGLRMYLAAGLVTMMGIMTLQVVGGFYFQDQLALSPGATARMVSFGLMFSGAAMLIMQVIQMKWLKWQPRPMILLGSLFLLASMVLFLISSQLVVYYLSFFLFGMGSGLMMPGFMAGASLSVSKEQQGGAAGLVAAIQGISAVITPLLTTTLYQVDQHIPFMLIALLVLIMGIIMLGIRKDQSGPAKAKEAIRSVS; encoded by the coding sequence GTGAACAGAATCAGAGGAAGTATTTTTTTTAGCGTATTTGCAGCCATGTTGGGTCTTATGCTTATTGCTCCCATTATGCCGCCGCTTATTCGTGAGCTGGGGATGAAAGAAAGTCATTCCGGGCTCATTATTTCACTCGGGTCCATCGCCATGGCTGTAATGGGTCCGGTATGGGGCAGATTCAGTGATCTGAAAGGCAGAAAACCCATCATATTGATTGGATTCATAGGCATGTCCATAAGCTGTGCGTTGTTTGCTTTAGCGATGTATAGTGGATTAAATGCGTGGATCGGAGGAGGCCTGCTGTTAACCCTTCTCATTGTAACGCGGAGCTTGATCGGTATGTTCATTCCGGCAGTGTTATCCTCTTCTCAGGCATATATGGGAGATGTGACGGAAGGGGAAGAGCGGGGAAGCGGGATGGCGATTATTAGTGCCGCCAATGGGCTGGGACTTGTATTAGGCCCTGCGATTGCAGGTGCTTTTACCATAATCGGCCTGCTGTGGCCGCTTTATTTTGGTATTTTTATTGCGTTAGCGGCGTTTATTATCGCTTTGTTGCTCATTCCTGCTGCCAAGCCGGTCATTCAGGAGAAAGCGCCCAAGGTTAACCCGCTTCAACGCGGTTTGCGGATGTATCTTGCTGCTGGTTTGGTTACAATGATGGGCATTATGACTTTACAGGTTGTCGGTGGATTTTATTTTCAGGATCAGCTCGCATTATCTCCAGGAGCTACAGCCAGAATGGTCTCCTTCGGACTCATGTTCTCCGGAGCTGCGATGCTGATCATGCAGGTGATCCAGATGAAGTGGTTGAAATGGCAGCCGCGGCCGATGATTTTGCTCGGGTCCCTTTTTCTGCTCGCAAGCATGGTATTGTTTCTGATCTCCAGTCAATTGGTTGTCTATTATCTATCCTTCTTCCTGTTCGGCATGGGCTCGGGTCTGATGATGCCTGGTTTTATGGCAGGAGCTTCTCTTTCGGTCAGCAAAGAACAGCAGGGTGGCGCAGCCGGATTGGTTGCAGCGATTCAAGGCATATCAGCCGTGATTACCCCTTTACTGACAACAACACTGTATCAGGTGGATCAACATATTCCGTTCATGCTGATAGCTCTGTTGGTTCTAATCATGGGTATTATTATGCTGGGCATTAGAAAAGATCAATCTGGTCCAGCGAAGGCAAAGGAAGCCATACGTTCTGTATCATAG
- a CDS encoding Hsp20/alpha crystallin family protein, translating to MFDLIPFRKRNEDLFGHMLKSFNDMVESPFLSPFGTGLQPFRTDIREEQNKYLVEAELPGIAKEDIDIHVEGNELIIRAKRNEMTEQKDDTNRIIRQERRSGEFIRRFYVEHIDEENIKARLENGVLKLDIPKRPGEDHSRKSIQID from the coding sequence ATGTTTGATCTGATTCCGTTTCGCAAACGAAATGAAGACCTGTTCGGACACATGCTGAAATCCTTCAATGACATGGTTGAGTCTCCATTCCTCTCTCCATTCGGAACTGGCTTACAGCCATTTCGGACCGATATTCGCGAGGAACAAAACAAATACTTGGTAGAAGCCGAGCTTCCCGGCATCGCTAAAGAGGATATAGACATTCACGTTGAAGGTAATGAACTGATCATCCGAGCCAAACGGAATGAAATGACTGAGCAGAAGGATGATACGAATCGAATCATTCGGCAAGAGAGACGTTCAGGTGAATTTATCCGACGTTTCTATGTGGAGCATATTGATGAGGAAAACATCAAGGCCAGATTGGAAAATGGCGTGTTGAAGCTCGACATTCCGAAGCGTCCGGGCGAAGATCACAGCCGCAAAAGCATCCAGATTGACTGA
- a CDS encoding DUF1697 domain-containing protein, with product MIYVALLRGINVGGNNKINMKQLKETFEQAGMLDVVTYINSGNIIFADHQERLDANAEIAQILEQAIAVDFGLQIKVMVRNLDEVRTVIQALPEQWTNDAAAKSDVMFLWDEVNDVSVLDKLPIKPEIGTLLYVPGAILYSVSKELVTQSGMNKLIGSKVYKYMTVRNVNTTRQIYKLMQAAAEK from the coding sequence ATGATCTATGTTGCTCTGCTTCGGGGTATTAATGTGGGCGGTAATAATAAAATCAATATGAAGCAATTGAAAGAAACGTTTGAGCAAGCGGGCATGTTGGATGTGGTGACGTATATCAACTCCGGCAATATTATCTTTGCCGACCATCAGGAACGCTTGGATGCAAACGCTGAAATAGCCCAAATTCTTGAACAAGCCATAGCTGTTGATTTTGGCTTACAGATCAAGGTGATGGTACGTAATCTGGATGAAGTACGGACGGTTATTCAGGCACTGCCGGAGCAATGGACGAATGATGCCGCGGCCAAAAGTGATGTCATGTTCCTCTGGGATGAGGTAAATGACGTTTCAGTTCTGGACAAACTGCCCATCAAACCGGAAATCGGCACATTGCTATATGTTCCCGGAGCCATTTTATACTCCGTCAGTAAAGAACTTGTCACCCAAAGTGGCATGAACAAACTCATAGGCTCCAAGGTCTACAAATATATGACGGTTCGGAACGTGAACACCACCCGCCAGATTTACAAGCTGATGCAGGCAGCAGCAGAGAAGTAA
- a CDS encoding nucleoside hydrolase-like domain-containing protein: MSTGKWLNVLAAGCLSMVLIVSGCASKTPQTATETPNKTAEQEQNEPVETADHSATKARTVITTDGEVDDMNSVIRFLLYSNEMDLAGIVLTSSVYHYAGDEEAGIQPFRWTGTQWVYDMIDAYGEIYPNLSRHAEGYPEPEQLRKMTKIGNISDKGEMAKETEGSKFLETLFLDDDSRDLIVQTWGGTNTTARALKSIEEQYKDTAEWETIRKKVSDKLVLYIILDQDDSYNDYIAKNWPDIRILNDQSNFWHFAYAWKFHTEEVNSKLHGDWMVKNILDGHGKLLDMYATMGDGKMIEGELDEEQRGSAEYLKKNPQYDKYDFISEGDSPSFFYLIDNGLRSMEDPSYGGWGGRFGVVNDKLFRNNVLDYDPYTKRYEAEYSLMRWFDDIQNDFAARADWAVADTFEGANHNPTLTIKEGLDLSVSPGEKVTLHAEGQDPDGDQLTYRWWRYFEADTYKDSNVQEEKVQPEMAGDLQLGLHRELAKGEKLDTIQLADSDTNAVTFTVPDDAKSGDTIHIVAEVQDDGEHQLKHYQRVILTVK; the protein is encoded by the coding sequence ATGAGTACAGGAAAATGGTTAAACGTTTTGGCGGCTGGCTGCCTCAGTATGGTTCTGATTGTCAGTGGGTGCGCATCCAAAACACCGCAAACGGCCACTGAAACGCCGAACAAGACGGCAGAACAGGAACAAAATGAACCTGTAGAAACGGCAGATCATTCTGCAACCAAAGCCAGAACGGTAATTACAACCGATGGTGAAGTGGATGATATGAACTCGGTTATTCGTTTTCTCTTATATTCCAATGAAATGGATCTGGCGGGCATTGTGCTGACCAGTTCAGTGTATCATTATGCAGGCGACGAGGAAGCAGGAATCCAACCTTTCCGCTGGACAGGAACACAGTGGGTGTACGATATGATTGATGCCTATGGTGAGATCTATCCCAACTTGTCCAGACATGCAGAGGGATATCCGGAGCCGGAGCAGCTTCGCAAGATGACCAAAATCGGTAATATCTCTGACAAAGGGGAGATGGCGAAAGAAACGGAAGGTTCCAAATTTCTCGAAACGCTTTTCCTCGACGATGATTCCAGAGATCTGATTGTGCAGACCTGGGGCGGTACGAATACAACAGCCAGAGCACTGAAATCGATTGAAGAACAGTACAAGGACACCGCAGAGTGGGAAACGATTCGCAAAAAGGTCAGTGATAAACTGGTGCTATACATTATCCTCGATCAGGATGACAGCTATAACGACTATATTGCAAAAAATTGGCCGGACATTCGCATTCTGAACGACCAATCGAACTTCTGGCATTTTGCCTATGCGTGGAAATTCCATACAGAGGAAGTCAATAGCAAGCTGCATGGCGACTGGATGGTCAAAAACATTCTGGATGGTCATGGCAAGTTGTTGGATATGTATGCAACCATGGGTGATGGTAAAATGATTGAAGGCGAGCTGGACGAAGAGCAGCGCGGTAGTGCTGAATATTTGAAGAAAAATCCGCAGTATGACAAATACGATTTTATCTCCGAAGGTGATTCGCCATCCTTCTTCTATCTGATCGATAATGGCCTGCGCAGTATGGAAGACCCTTCCTACGGTGGATGGGGTGGTCGCTTCGGTGTGGTAAATGACAAGCTGTTTAGGAACAACGTTCTTGATTACGATCCGTATACCAAACGATATGAGGCTGAATACTCTCTGATGAGATGGTTTGACGATATTCAGAATGATTTTGCGGCTCGTGCCGATTGGGCCGTCGCGGATACCTTTGAAGGAGCCAACCATAATCCGACACTCACCATTAAGGAAGGATTAGACCTTTCCGTCAGCCCGGGCGAGAAAGTAACCCTTCATGCAGAAGGTCAGGACCCGGATGGGGATCAACTGACGTACAGATGGTGGAGATATTTTGAAGCAGATACGTACAAAGATTCCAATGTCCAGGAGGAGAAGGTCCAGCCTGAGATGGCGGGTGACCTGCAGCTTGGATTGCATCGTGAACTGGCCAAGGGTGAGAAGCTGGATACGATTCAATTAGCGGACAGCGACACCAATGCTGTAACGTTCACCGTGCCTGATGATGCCAAATCCGGTGATACAATTCATATTGTAGCCGAAGTACAGGATGATGGAGAGCATCAGTTGAAGCATTATCAACGTGTGATTCTCACTGTAAAATAG
- a CDS encoding alpha/beta fold hydrolase, whose amino-acid sequence MTIDVLVRNNVNVLGTGSQTIMFAHGFGCDQDMWRYIVPSFTENYRVVLFDYVGSGESQINYYDADKYSNLQGYAQDVLEIMEALNLRDVIFVGHSVSSMIGMLASIHEPTYFRQIVMLGPSPRYVNDLPSYYGGFDRRDIDELLDMMQMNFIGWASYLAPIVMQNPERKDLAEELEKSFCSRDPHIARQFAEVTFLSDCRVDLDQASVPTLILQCSDDSIAPVEVGNYLHAHLKNSRLQQMTAKGHYPHLSQPEETIRLIKNYLTIA is encoded by the coding sequence ATGACGATTGACGTCCTCGTGCGTAACAATGTGAATGTGCTGGGAACAGGCAGCCAAACGATTATGTTTGCACATGGGTTTGGGTGTGATCAGGATATGTGGCGCTATATTGTACCGAGTTTTACGGAGAACTACCGGGTTGTTTTATTTGATTATGTAGGCTCGGGTGAATCTCAAATTAACTATTATGATGCAGACAAATACAGCAATCTTCAAGGATATGCCCAGGATGTACTGGAAATTATGGAAGCGCTCAACTTGAGAGATGTTATATTTGTTGGACACTCGGTCAGCAGCATGATTGGTATGCTCGCTTCCATTCATGAACCCACCTATTTCAGGCAAATCGTCATGCTGGGGCCTTCGCCTCGTTATGTAAATGATTTACCGAGTTATTATGGGGGTTTCGATCGACGTGACATTGATGAGTTGCTGGATATGATGCAGATGAACTTTATTGGTTGGGCGAGTTATCTTGCTCCAATCGTGATGCAGAACCCGGAACGGAAAGATCTGGCGGAAGAGTTGGAAAAGAGCTTCTGTTCGAGAGATCCGCACATTGCGAGACAATTTGCAGAAGTAACGTTTTTATCCGACTGTCGTGTCGATCTGGATCAGGCGTCGGTACCGACATTGATTCTCCAGTGCTCCGATGATAGCATTGCTCCGGTTGAAGTAGGAAATTACCTGCATGCTCATCTGAAAAATAGCAGGCTTCAGCAGATGACTGCGAAAGGGCATTACCCGCATCTCAGTCAACCGGAAGAAACGATCCGATTAATCAAGAATTATTTAACGATTGCATAA
- a CDS encoding sensor domain-containing diguanylate cyclase yields the protein MDIQLDMAPCGYFSISDAGIIKTANQTLLTMLGYERNEMLGRHIESTMSVTNKLFFHTYFYPYIQLYGHVDEMYFSFRTSDQQDVPVLLNGVRQTRNGESVIDCVVVVMRKRIEHEKDIMNTKTKLQELYQATNEANKELERLHEEYKVKQQALIKVNDQLETLASTDLLTGLKNRRFFQDKMLESLGLFRETQYVFSLLVVDIDHFKNINDTYGHPIGDLVLGNLAGLLQSVSRSTDVVARYGGEEFVIILADCDREQAAATAERYRSQVASADWGEYNITVSIGAATVSQEDTDQSLFQKADKALYASKTGGRNRVTHAAELVRN from the coding sequence ATGGATATACAATTAGATATGGCACCCTGTGGATACTTCTCCATTTCTGACGCTGGCATCATAAAAACAGCTAATCAAACCCTGCTGACCATGCTGGGGTATGAACGCAATGAGATGTTGGGCCGGCATATCGAGTCCACCATGTCGGTGACTAACAAGCTGTTTTTTCATACGTACTTCTACCCCTATATTCAGTTATATGGACATGTGGACGAGATGTACTTCTCATTCCGCACCAGTGATCAGCAGGATGTTCCGGTTCTTCTGAACGGGGTTCGCCAGACTCGCAATGGAGAAAGTGTCATCGACTGTGTCGTAGTTGTAATGCGCAAACGAATTGAGCATGAAAAGGATATTATGAATACCAAAACCAAACTTCAGGAACTGTATCAAGCTACAAATGAGGCGAACAAAGAGCTTGAACGACTGCACGAAGAATATAAGGTGAAGCAGCAGGCGCTAATCAAGGTAAATGATCAGTTGGAGACGCTGGCTTCGACGGATCTGCTTACCGGACTCAAGAACCGCAGGTTTTTTCAGGATAAAATGCTTGAAAGCCTCGGACTCTTCCGGGAAACTCAGTATGTTTTCTCCCTTCTCGTCGTTGATATTGATCATTTCAAAAATATTAATGATACGTATGGACATCCAATTGGAGATCTGGTGCTGGGCAATCTGGCAGGCCTGCTGCAATCGGTGTCACGGAGCACGGACGTGGTGGCGCGTTATGGCGGCGAGGAATTTGTCATTATTCTTGCGGATTGTGATCGAGAGCAAGCTGCGGCTACAGCGGAGAGATATCGTTCACAGGTCGCCTCTGCCGATTGGGGCGAGTATAACATTACAGTGAGTATTGGCGCGGCTACGGTTTCGCAGGAGGATACAGATCAGTCTTTGTTTCAAAAAGCGGACAAGGCGCTCTATGCCTCCAAAACGGGCGGGAGAAATCGGGTGACCCATGCTGCAGAGCTTGTAAGAAATTAA
- a CDS encoding right-handed parallel beta-helix repeat-containing protein — protein MYRITTIALLALILFATGCQKDEASSVPSPEAAQVPDTQKIYYISPQGNDSNKGTLQSPWKTLQHAADHATPGSTVYLRGGVYHQKVKITRSGNSSGNPTLFSSYPQEKVIIDGEGLPVRGIEGLIEVDNASYITIQNLEIRNFTTSLRGQVPTGIYVHGAGEHIQLLGNTVHSIANDAKPSGPDLQGRDAHGIAIYGTEHPQALRDIIIKDNELYDLVLGSSESLAVNGNVDTFAVLDNTIHDTDNIGIDLIGYEGTSEDDTYDQARNGIVRGNEVYNISSNLNPSYGTNLPNDSNSAGGIYVDGGKNHIIDHNRVYRNDIGIEIASEHAGRSTSHITLQDNLIFHNRLTGIAMGGYDEERGATEDSTVMYNTLVENDLLDAGNGQLFLQARTKNNTFKRNILVSGSAEVLIYNEYTSNSGNVFDYNVYYSPALQEEAMWVWKNTEYSGFTSYMEESGNDEHSLYVNPQFVNEANEDFTLQAGSFAEGYGYLAPR, from the coding sequence TTGTATCGTATAACTACAATTGCACTCCTGGCCCTGATCCTGTTCGCAACGGGTTGTCAGAAGGATGAGGCTTCATCTGTCCCTTCTCCCGAGGCTGCGCAGGTACCGGATACCCAGAAGATATATTACATATCACCACAAGGAAACGATTCGAACAAAGGAACCCTTCAATCTCCCTGGAAAACGTTGCAGCATGCTGCCGACCATGCTACCCCGGGAAGCACCGTTTATTTGCGGGGAGGTGTCTATCACCAAAAGGTAAAAATCACTCGCAGCGGTAATTCCTCCGGCAATCCAACCCTCTTTTCCAGCTATCCACAGGAGAAGGTCATCATTGATGGTGAAGGTCTGCCGGTACGCGGCATAGAGGGTTTGATTGAAGTCGACAATGCCAGCTATATTACGATTCAAAATCTCGAAATCCGCAACTTTACAACCTCACTTCGGGGACAAGTGCCAACTGGAATATATGTTCACGGGGCAGGAGAGCACATTCAACTCCTGGGCAACACGGTTCATTCCATTGCCAATGATGCTAAACCTTCAGGACCGGATTTACAGGGCAGGGACGCCCATGGAATTGCGATTTATGGTACGGAGCATCCCCAAGCATTGCGGGATATTATCATCAAGGATAATGAGCTGTATGATCTTGTGCTCGGTTCAAGTGAATCACTCGCAGTCAACGGGAATGTGGATACGTTTGCCGTACTGGACAATACGATCCATGATACCGACAACATCGGCATTGATCTGATTGGGTATGAAGGAACTTCGGAGGACGACACTTACGATCAGGCGCGAAACGGGATTGTACGGGGAAACGAGGTCTATAATATCTCTTCCAATCTTAATCCGTCTTATGGAACAAACCTCCCCAATGACAGCAATTCTGCCGGGGGAATCTATGTCGATGGAGGCAAAAATCATATCATCGACCACAATCGGGTATACCGTAACGATATCGGCATCGAGATTGCTTCGGAGCATGCCGGGCGTTCAACCAGTCACATTACGTTGCAGGATAATCTGATTTTTCATAACAGGCTTACAGGCATCGCCATGGGCGGCTATGATGAGGAACGCGGCGCTACCGAAGACAGTACGGTTATGTACAATACGTTAGTGGAGAACGACCTGCTGGATGCAGGTAATGGGCAGCTATTCCTGCAAGCTCGAACGAAGAACAATACATTCAAGCGGAACATTCTCGTATCGGGCAGCGCTGAAGTGCTCATTTACAATGAATACACCAGTAATTCGGGGAATGTGTTTGATTATAACGTGTACTACTCCCCTGCACTACAAGAAGAGGCGATGTGGGTCTGGAAAAACACAGAGTATTCCGGCTTCACCTCCTACATGGAGGAATCAGGAAATGACGAACATTCATTGTATGTGAACCCCCAATTTGTGAATGAGGCCAACGAAGACTTCACTCTCCAAGCTGGTTCTTTCGCCGAAGGATATGGCTACCTTGCACCGCGATAA